The Actinomyces sp. oral taxon 897 region TAGGCGGTGGCCCAGGGGGGGAGGAGCGCACCGGGCACGACCCGGTGGACCGACTCGCCGCACCTTGCCAGGGGCCGGGCAGGGCCCCGGCGTGGCAGGTGCAGGCGAGTCGGTCCACCCGCGGTCGCTCCCGGGCTGGCTCGCTACCCCCCTGGCCACCGCCTACGACGTTGCCCTGCTGGATCTCGACGGCGTCTGCTTCGCCGGCGACGCCAGGGTCCCCTACGCCGCCCAGGGCGTCGGCGGGGCCCGGGCCGCGGGCATGCGCCTGTCCTTCGTCACCAACAACGCCTCCCGGGCGCCCGCGCAGGTCGTGGCCAAACTGGGGGCCCACGACATTGAGGGCCACCCGGAGGAGGTCTTCACCGCCGCCATGGACGCCGCCGCCATGCTGCGCGAGCACCTGCCAGCTGGCTCCCTGGTCCTGGTGGTGGGAGGGGACGGGGTCCGCCAGGCCCTCCTGGACGAGGGCTTCCGGGTCACCAGCACCTCCGACGACGACCCCGCCGCCGTCGTCCAGGGCTGGGACCCCTGCGTGGACTGGGCGCTCCTGTCCGAGGGCCTGTACGCCATTACCAAGGGGGCCCTGCACGTGGCCACCAACCTCGACGCCACCCTGCCCACGGAGAAGGGCTTCGCCCTGGGCAACGGGAGCCTCGTGGCAGCCATTGCCAACGCCTCGGGCCGTACCCCGCTGGCCGGTGGCAAGCCCTACCCGGGCATCTACGAGCGCGCCCTGGCCCGCGCCGGAGGGGTACGGCCCGTGGCCGTGGGCGACCGCCTCAACACCGACCACGTGGGGGCCCGCGCCGCCTCCATCCCCGGCCTCCACGTCCTGACCGGGGTGTCCACCGCCCGTGACGTCGTCCTGGCCCCGCCCGCCGAGCGCCCCGCCTTCCTGCACACCGACCTGCGCGGTCTCCTCCAGCCCCACCCCGAGCCGGTGCGCGTGGTCGTGGACGGTGACACGTGGTGGCAGGTCGGCCAGGAGCTGGCCCGCGTGGAGGCCGACCACCTGGTTCTGGCCCGTGCCCCGCGTCCCGGGGCCCGCCAGGACCTGACCGGGGCCGCCGCCACCCTGACCCTGGACGCCTACCGGGCCGCCGCCAGCGCCGCCTGGGCCCACGCGGACGAGGCGGGGCAGGAGGCCCTGAGCGTGCCCGAGCTGACGGTGGGCCCCCCAGGACCATGACCTCCGACGCCCTCCTACCACTCCGGGACCAGGTGGCCGCCCACCCGGTCCCGGGCCCGCTCCCACCCCGGATCCTGCAGGCGCGTGAGGGCGTGGAGGCCGCCGCGGGCCTGCCCCTGGCCAAACGGGCCGCCGCCCTCCAGGAGGTCCGTGCCATGCTGGAGGCCGCCCTGCAGGCGGACTGAGCCGCTGCACGTACACGCTCAAGGCCGGGCGCCGCCCGCCTGCCCCCACAGACAGGAGAAGGAGGGCCGTGGCCCGACTCATTCGCATTGACTCCGAGCTCGTGCGCCGCGGGCTGGCCCGCTCACGTACCCAGGCCGCCCAGATGGTCACCGACGGGCACGTCACCCTCGACGGCGTCGTGGTCACCAAGCCCGCCCGACAGGTCGACCCCGCCCAGGCCCTGGAGATCCGCGTCCCCGACGACGGGTACGTCTCCCGCGGCGCCCACAAGCTCGCCGGGGCCCTGGACGCCCTGGGCTCCCGTGGCCTGGCGCCCACCGTGCGCGGGCGGCGCTGCCTGGACGCGGGGGCCTCCACGGGGGGCTTTACCGACGTGCTCCTGCGCCGTGGGGCCGCCCACGTGACCGCCGTGGACGTGGGCTACGGGCAGCTGGCCTGGTCCCTCCAGTGTGACCCGCGGGTCACCCAGCTGGACCGGACCAACGTGCGCACCCTCGACCCGGCCGCGGTGGCCCCCGCCCCCGCCCTGGTGGTGGGGGACCTGTCCTTTATCTCCCTGACCCTGGTCCTGGGCCCCCTGCTGCGGGCCGCCGCCCCCGACGCCGACCTGCTGCTCATGGTCAAGCCCCAGTTCGAGGTCGGCCGGGAGCGCCTGGGGCACGGGGGCGTGGTACGGGACCCCGCCCTCCACGTCGAGACCGTCCTGGTCGTCGCCGACCACGCCCACCGCCTGGGGGTGGGGATCGACGCGGTGACCGCCTCCCCCCTGCCCGGGCCCGCCGGCAACGTCGAGTACTTTGTGAACATGCACGCAGGCCAGGCAGGATCCTCCGGCGACCTCACCGGAGACGCCCTCACCCAGGAGACCCGTCGCGCCGTGGCCCAGGGGCCCGCGGGCGCCGGAGGCCGCAGGGGGCGCGTGTGAGCATCCGCCGTATCCTCCTGGTCCAGCGCGACCTCAACGACCAGCCGGTCCCGCCCCACCGGCGGGGCGCCTCCGTGGCCGGGGCCGTCGCCCAGCTGGGTGAGATCTGCCGCTCCCAGGGCGTGGAGCTGATCACCCAGGACGAGCTGGTCACCGACCTGACCCAGGGCGCCAGCATCGACTTCGTCCTGGTCCTGGGGGGTGACGGCACCATCCTGCGGGCCGCCGAGCTGGCGCGTGAGCAGGACGTCCCCCTCCTGGGGGTCAACACCGGTCACGTCGGCTTCCTGGCGGAGGCCGACCCCGAGGCCCTGGAGCAGGTGGTCGCCGAGGTCGTGGCCGGACGCTACACGGTGGAGAAGCGCATGACCCTGCGCGTGGAGGTCGAGGCCCCTGACGGCGCCGTCACCCGCGACTGGGCCCTCAACGAGACCGCGCTGGAGAAGCGTGACCGCGCACGCATGCTGGAGGTCGCTATCGGCGTGGACGGGCAGGCCGTCTCCTCCTTCGGCTGCGACGCCCTGCTCATCTCCACGCCCACCGGCTCGACCGCCTACGCCTTCAGTGCCGGCGGGCCGGTCATCTGGCCCGAGGTGGAGGCCCTGCTCCTGGTGCCGGTGGCGGCCCACGCCCTGTTCACCCGCCCCCTGGTGCTGGGTACCCACTCGACCCTGGAGGTCGTCATTAAGGACGCCGGGTTCGGCGCGGCCGAGATCTGGTGCGACGGGCGGCGCTGGCACGCGGTGCCCTCAGGATCCACCGTGCGCGTGACCCGCGCGACCCGGCCGGTGCGCCTGGCCCGGCTCAACGACGCCCCCTTCTCCCAGCGCCTGGTGCGCAAGTTCAACCTGCCCGTGTCGGGGTGGCGGGTCCCCGCCCGGGGGCCGCGCCGTG contains the following coding sequences:
- a CDS encoding TlyA family RNA methyltransferase; translated protein: MARLIRIDSELVRRGLARSRTQAAQMVTDGHVTLDGVVVTKPARQVDPAQALEIRVPDDGYVSRGAHKLAGALDALGSRGLAPTVRGRRCLDAGASTGGFTDVLLRRGAAHVTAVDVGYGQLAWSLQCDPRVTQLDRTNVRTLDPAAVAPAPALVVGDLSFISLTLVLGPLLRAAAPDADLLLMVKPQFEVGRERLGHGGVVRDPALHVETVLVVADHAHRLGVGIDAVTASPLPGPAGNVEYFVNMHAGQAGSSGDLTGDALTQETRRAVAQGPAGAGGRRGRV
- a CDS encoding NAD kinase — translated: MSIRRILLVQRDLNDQPVPPHRRGASVAGAVAQLGEICRSQGVELITQDELVTDLTQGASIDFVLVLGGDGTILRAAELAREQDVPLLGVNTGHVGFLAEADPEALEQVVAEVVAGRYTVEKRMTLRVEVEAPDGAVTRDWALNETALEKRDRARMLEVAIGVDGQAVSSFGCDALLISTPTGSTAYAFSAGGPVIWPEVEALLLVPVAAHALFTRPLVLGTHSTLEVVIKDAGFGAAEIWCDGRRWHAVPSGSTVRVTRATRPVRLARLNDAPFSQRLVRKFNLPVSGWRVPARGPRRGQGERTA
- a CDS encoding HAD-IIA family hydrolase; the encoded protein is MAGAGESVHPRSLPGWLATPLATAYDVALLDLDGVCFAGDARVPYAAQGVGGARAAGMRLSFVTNNASRAPAQVVAKLGAHDIEGHPEEVFTAAMDAAAMLREHLPAGSLVLVVGGDGVRQALLDEGFRVTSTSDDDPAAVVQGWDPCVDWALLSEGLYAITKGALHVATNLDATLPTEKGFALGNGSLVAAIANASGRTPLAGGKPYPGIYERALARAGGVRPVAVGDRLNTDHVGARAASIPGLHVLTGVSTARDVVLAPPAERPAFLHTDLRGLLQPHPEPVRVVVDGDTWWQVGQELARVEADHLVLARAPRPGARQDLTGAAATLTLDAYRAAASAAWAHADEAGQEALSVPELTVGPPGP